The Leucoraja erinacea ecotype New England chromosome 29, Leri_hhj_1, whole genome shotgun sequence genome has a window encoding:
- the LOC129711269 gene encoding cysteine dioxygenase type 1-like has product MNQTEIHVPESLDDLIRELHDIFSSDKVNVEEVQTLMESYKSDRAEWLQFAKFDKYRYTRNLVDEGNGKFNLMILCWGEGHGSSIHDHADSHCFLKLLQGQLKETQFNIPDVNQKNREMVKKWEKVFHENQCTYINDSIGLHRVENVSHTETAVSLHLYSPPFDSCHCFDERTGYKNKVKMTFWSRFGEKTPLGFTELKENN; this is encoded by the exons ATGAACCAAACGGAGATCCACGTTCCCGAGAGTCTGGATGATCTGATCAGAGAACTTCATGACATATTCTCCAGTGACAAAGTCAACGTGGAAGAGGTGCAAACTCTGATGGAATCGTATAAAAGTGACCGAGCAGAGTGGCTTCAATTCGCAAAGTTCGACAAATACAG ATATACTCGAAACCTGGTAGATGAAGGAAATGGAAAGTTCAACCTGATGATCCTATGTTGGGGAGAAGGCCATGGCAG CAGTATCCACGACCATGCAGATTCACACTGTTTCCTGAAACTACTTCAAGGACAGCTGAAAGAAACACAGTTCAATATCCCAGACGTTAATCAAAAGAACCGGGAAATggtcaagaaatgggagaaagtCTTTCATGAAAACCAGTGTACCTACATTAATG ACAGTATTGGGCTGCATCGAGTGGAAAATGTGAGTCATACAGAGACTGCAGTCAGCCTTCACCTGTACAGTCCACCATTTGACAGCTGCCATTGTTTTGATGAAAGAACAGGCTACAAGAACAAAGTCAAAATGACTTTCTGGAGTAGATTTGGTGAAAAGACTCCTCTG GGATTTAcagaattaaaagaaaacaacTGA